The Vanessa atalanta chromosome 24, ilVanAtal1.2, whole genome shotgun sequence genome has a segment encoding these proteins:
- the LOC125073433 gene encoding cytochrome c oxidase subunit 6C, translating into MADSAVSTIAKPQMRGLLHNVIKRNLIVAIALSAACGFSYKLFVGNVRKRNYAEFYRTYDAEKEFEEMRKKGLFQSC; encoded by the exons ATGGCTGACAGCGCCGTGTCGACCATTGCCAAGCCTCAGATGCGAGGACTCCTCCACAATGTCATCAAACGTAACTTGATTGTTGCAATTGCATTATCCGCAGCTTGTGGATTCTCATACAAGTTGTTCGTCGGCAATGTCCGCAAGAGGAATTACGCTGAATTCTACag gACCTACGATGCTGAAAAGGAATTTGAAGAAATGCGTAAAAAGGGACTTTTCCAATCCTGCTAA